AGTCTTTGTCTGCTGCAAGAGTCCTTTAAACCGCCCACGGTCGAGCGcccgtcgtctgccaatccattactcggcctttctggcggatcCTTTAACGCCATCAATCCTTCTTTATTTGGTGGACGACTTAAAAGAACTTTGCGGAAGGGGTCGTCCAGTATCATTTTAAAGACGCCCTAGTTATATACCCTCGATATCTACATGAGAGCAATAAACATAGCGAGACACAATTTACTCTACTTACCAAAGGGAATACTCTCTTGTCCACTCTTTGTTCTTTAGTTAACTTCGGCACTTGTTGCATTCTGTTGTTCGATTTCAGTTTTATGCCATACTATGCTCATGGCTTATCATTCTACTTAGCATGTGGCTACTACCGCTGTTAGGCGAATCGGAAATATTCTTTGTATCGTGCCAGTCCTTTGGCCCTTGCCACAGACTCCAACGTACTCCGTGTTTATCGTACGCTCTACTTCTCCTATCCCAACTTACGTAGGAGGATCCTTTTCTCCGCAAACTTTGTTCACAACAAAGCGCTTAaagcttttttattatcggttacttcataaacaattttgaagagctggattttgttttaatagattttggaAATCGtactccagaaaaaaaactcgcgaGTAGAAACGCATTTGATAACATATATTTTCTAATAGATATACCGAAATACAAGGATAGCATAACAGAACTTCcatttgaaatcaaattttaaattcatttgtatatttatcaCTGCATTttacttcaacttcaaacctCGAATTCGATTGTCTCCTGGAATGAtagatgttattattatttcactacCATGATCTGTTCCATTCCACTGACATTATAGTTACTGTGCCAACCCAGACAGTGACCATCCATATATCACCCATCATTTCTATCATCGAAGGACTTTCcactacaaataaaaatgcttcgttttatttcaaaaatgcttcattttattttaataccattgaattattatcaaaattatgACGGCTCTTTGTCGTATTATcgatttttgtaattaaaatgattattttttggtaCGAAATCGATTCCGCAGCATGATTTAGCTCCCTCTACTACCAACACTGCTAAGCCGACAATTAACTCAAAGCGTCCGTTGATGAACATCAATAGGTTCTATGGTATACTGACTTCTACAATGCTGGGGCGACGTAGGCGCACATATGTAGGCATATGCTATATTTGCTAAGAGAGGGTAAGTTGATGAGATCGCATTAAGACTCAGCCTCTTCTGTACGTTTcatgagcccccaaaatcgtAGTCCTTAAgaccaacgaaacaaaatcggttCAGACTGCACGGATTAACTTCGGGAAGGTTTCGGATCTGTTAGCAGAGCATTTCCATCTATCAAAAACCGCCTATCTCCGTATCCACGTATATGAGGAACCGCGTGTCTCGGGGATTGCCTGTGGTTGACTGTTGCGAAAATTTCTATTATCAATTTGACGTCGTAGTGAGCTCTTGTAAAACACATGAACAAAAACTTGTAGCTTAGTATGATATCGTTAATATCCATTTACCTGTTCTTTTCTTAGTGTAATCGCAATCTTCTTAACTTGTGTCCTGTTATATCTTATGTCATctcgtttatttattcctttacCTCTGACCCCTACTCAAAGTGAGGAAGGATGTTGGCTTTCGGAGAGTCGAGCTGCGAGAATGCGTCTTCTTCCATAGGGGACCTGCGTTGATCGACGACTAATGTCGTGTTGTGTGGGGCTGGCTTCTGTCGAACGGATGAGAGAAATGATATAGAATGCACCCATTTCCGTAGGAGAGAAGCTCCAACAATCTGCGATAATGTCGTCTAGCTCCACTGATCGGTTGATATGCAGACGAACGGATGAGTGTTAAGGAATGTTGATATGATCACACGTGCAAGGTAATTTGTTGTAATGATCTCCATCGCTCAAGATCCGTGTCCATCACTAGCTTTATTGCCAGGAAAGGCTAAGTCGTTTGCTCCTCAGCTATTATCCCATTAAATTCTCCACCTCCATATCAAAAGGCTTCCTTATTCCGAATTTTTCTATCCCTCGTCTAATCCACGACCATCTCTCCTTAGTATCGTTGCGTTCGTGTCTCGCTTCCCGATGTATTTTCCCTTGTTCTACAAGCTTAGGTTATGGTTCGTCTCATTGTTCTGTGAAACTTCAGTTGGCGTTACATTTTCGTATAAAGCCTTTTGAtcttaattcaaaattaatacgTGCTAAAGCTATAACAATACTGCGCCATTCCACACCACCAATCCCAatgcttattgttttaaagGGTTTCTTAAGCATTCTGCGAATGTGCTCAGTCTAGtgtataatttcaaattacaaCGCAAAAGTAtctcaaaatattctcccCATTCTTCCAATAAACTCCTacagtttggtgttttgtggaAATGTTTGCCCCAAAAGTCCCAGATCTGGTCCCAGAGAAGAGATCTACTAAATCATGGAAAAGTCCCAGATCAAGAATAGTCTCTTCCCAACCAAAGCAGATGTCGATTTGtgcagaaaaatgcatttgattACTTAGCAGCAGTACGTTCTTCTTTTCCTAGAATTGCAATGCATAAAACGACTCGTGCAGATgattaaataatcaatataGGGCAGAAACTGTAGTAGAATCGCTTACACGAAACGACCGGAGGAGGTTGACCTGTTTCAATGTACACCGTTGTCATTTACCTAGGTGCATACAGCCCGTTGTGCCATTTAAACAGATGGACCGCTTCCAATTGCATCTTTGTTCGTCTTTGTCAGAGATTTGGGAGTTCTCCTCTAAAGATGATTTCTCAAAACCGAAATTGGTCGACAAAAGACAAGTCTAACACCACGTTATAATCATTTTCGATCGCTAGAAtaagattttcatttctttgccaaACAATAAGCCTATACTTCCCGTGTTCATGCTGCAACTCTGTTGCCGATTGATGTTCTATccaaaaataagtcgataaaCAGTATCGCATACGATGTGAGACCTGGCTTAAGGACATCCTAGTTATGGTTGCCTGTATGATCGTAACTCTGCTGACATCTATCAGTGCGATCGTAACCTTGCTAATAGTTCCTACACGTGATAAACGTGATCGTGTCCTGATTACTTGCCCAGCTTGCCTCTCAGTTCGCACTTGATAAAACCTatcagtttaattttaactttacTTGCATACTTACCAGGCGCTTCGCAGTCTTTGTCTGCTGCAAGAGTCCTTTAAACCGCCCACGGTCGAGCGcccgtcgtctgccaatccattactcggcctttctggcggatcCTTTAACGCCATCAATCCTTCTTTATTTGGTGGACGACTTAAAAGAACTTTGCGGAAGGGGTCGTCCAGTATCATTTTAAAGACGCCCTAGTTATATACCCTCGATATCTACATGAGAGCAATAAACATAGCGAGACACAATTTACTCTACTTACCAAAGGGAATACTCTCTTGTCCACTCTTTGTTCTTTAGTTAACTTCGGCACTTGTTGCATTCTGTTGTTCGATTTCAGTTTTATGCCATACTATGCTCATGGCTTATCATTCTACTTAGCATGTGGCTACTACCGCTGTTAGGCGAATCGGAAATATTCTTTGTATCGTGCCAGTCCTTTGGCCCTTGCCACAGACTCCAACGTACTCCGTGTTTATCGTACGCTCTACTTCTCCTATCCCAACTTACGTAGGAGGATCCTTTTCTCCGCAAACTTTGTTCACAACAAAGCGCTTAaagcttttttattatcggttacttcataaacaattttgaagagctggattttgttttaatagattttggaAATCGtactccagaaaaaaaactcgcgaGTAGAAACGCATTTGATAACATATATTTTCTAATAGATATACCGAAATACAAGGATAGCATAACAGAACTTCcatttgaaatcaaattttaaattcatttgtatatttatcaCTGCATTttacttcaacttcaaacctCGAATTCGATTGTCTCCTGGAATGAtagatgttattattatttcactacCATGATCTGTTCCATTCCACTGACATTATAGTTACTGTGCCAACCCAGACAGTGACCATCCATATATCACCCATCATTTCTATCATCGAAGGACTTTCcactacaaataaaaatgcttcgttttattttaaaaatgcttcattttattttaataccattgaattattatcaaaattatgACGGCTCTTTGTCGTATTATcgatttttgtaattaaaatgattattttttggtaCGAAATCGATTCCGCAGCATGATTTAGCTCCCTCTACTACCAACACTGCTAAGCCGACAATTAACTCAAAGCGTCCGTTGATGAACATCAATAGGTTCTATGGTATACTGACTTCTACAATGCTGGGGCGACGTAGGCGCACATATGTAGGCATATGCTATATTTGCTAAGAGAGGGTAAGTTGATGAGATCGCATTAAGACTCAGCCTCTTCTGTACGTTTcatgagcccccaaaatcgtAGTCCTTAAgaccaacgaaacaaaatcggttCAGACTGCACGGATTAACTTCGGGAAGGTTTCGGATCTGTTAGcagagcatttgtttttggcatagagaaacatattttacaactGTTATAGGTTGCAACATGCAATCAAACTACATGCTTATTATTGACGCACGAAAGCACATACGAACCCACCAGCTACAGAATCACAAGCAACATCATTCCACTGTCTCGAAGATGCGACTCCCATCACAagacaattttccacaccattGTTATTGTTGGGCTCGCCTTTGTAAAAGTTAGtgtacgttgtttttttgttgagcccGATCCATACGAAATTACCTTCGGACCCAAGATCAGTGCCTCCAATGGCCCAATATTTGCTAAAATCTCCTGCCGCCATAATGGCAGCTTCAGCCCGcgtgttttcttctgcagacTCGATGGAAGCCAAATGTCCGCCGAAGAGACGACATTGCTGCCAAGCTTGGAAGAAGTTAACAGCGCGTTTGTATGCCACATAGTCCTTGTATCCTGTGGAGGAGAACGTGTAAGGTACACAGGAAACGTGAATCAGTATTAGTTATTGTGTGGAAAGCGtcacactttcgctttcgttacGCTAACCATGCGCTTCCGTCGCAAACAACGCCAAACACAGTAGTAAGCACAAACTCTTGAACGCCATTGTTGTCTCTCTAGCTTAGGTAGTGCTTTGCAAAACGATCTGCTACAGAACGACACCGACAGGCAGACTTTTATACTCTACTTCAAATGTTTACTCAGCTGTCCGGACAATGGGCTTTCAAGCTATAAAAACGAGAGGTGACTTCTTGGTGCATTGTACTTTACGCATAGAGTTTAATCGTAGCTTCACATGATGAAGACAGATTTGATCGCTCCAATCGTCGTCGCCCTTGTGGCCGTGGGTCTACCCGCAACACATGCGCTTCGGTACACCGTCCACAACACCGCAGTACCCTTTTTCGAAGCCTGGCAGCAGTGCTTAGCGAAGGGAGGAAGCTTAGCCTCAATCGAGTTGGCAGTGCAGAATCTTGCCGTGACCGATCAAATCCAGAAGTCTGGTGCATCTGGCGCCTGGTGGATCTCAGGCTCAGACATGGGCTTGGAAGGATCATGGATTTGGATGTCGAGGAACACACCAGTCGGCTATCGCAGCGGATATATTAACTTCGCCGATGGAGAACCAAACAATAAGGCTGCCGGCGGGGAAAACTGCCTGACGATGCACAAGGATGGAGGGTGGAACGATGAATCGTGCGATAATCGCAACTTTTATGTATGTGAATACTATTCCATTTAGCCGAGTTGGTTGAGCTCTTGGGCTATTAGTTGCGCGATTGCAATTGCGATACAATGGAacagataataaaaacaaaacaattattacaaaacataCTTAAAGATGGTATCATTATGTTATACAACATGAGAAACttagttttgacatttgacacgCGGGACACGTAGGTATGGTCTTATTAGACAAAGAGATACGCTATTCTAGCGCACGTATCTCGAAATTCTGCGTACGTTGAATCCAGGAGTATAACAGTtgcatagttgacttccttctatGCACTTccaatttattcttcaaagcaggcgactttttgaaaacatacaataaattaaaaacatacttcttgtatggaaaaataaggaattttcgaccaatttttcgcctttttcttatatttggtgctataaactaacgcAGCTGTCCAATTTCCATTTATCAAAAACCGCCTATCTCCGAATCCACGTATATAAGGAACCGCGTGTCTCAGGGATTGCCTGTGGTTGACTGTTGCGAAAATTTGTATTATCAATTTGACGTCGTAGTGAGCTCTTGTAAAACACATGAACAAAAACTTGTAGCTTAGTATGATATCGTTAATATCCATTTACCTGTTCTTTTCTTAGTGTAATCGCAATCTTCTTAACTTGTGTCCTGTTATATCTTATGTCATctcgtttatttattcctttacCTCTGACCCCTACTCAAAGTGAGGAGGGATGTTGGCTTTCGGAGAGTCGAGCTGCGAGAATGCGTCTTCTTCCATAGGGGACCTGCGTTGATCGATGACTAATGTCGTGTTGTGTGGGGCTGGCTTCTGTCGAACGGATGAGAGAAATGATATAGAATGCACCCATTTCCGTAGGAGAGAAGCTCCAACAATCTGCGATAATGTCGTCTAGCTCCACTAATCGGTTGATATGCAGACGAACGGATGAGTGTTAAGGAATGTTGATATGATCACACGTGCAAGGTAATTTGTTGTAATGATCTCCATCGCTCAAGATCCGTGTCCATCACTAGCTTTATTGCCAGGAAAGGCTAAGTCGTTTGCTCCTCAGCTATTATCCCATTAAATTCTCCACCTCCATATCAAAAGGCTTCCTTATTCCGAATTTTTCTATCCCTCGTCTAATCCACGACCATCTCTCCTTAGTATCGTTGCGTTCGTGTCTCGCTTCCCGATGTATTTTCCCTTGTTCTACAAGCTTAGGTTATGGTTCGTCTCATTGTTCTGTGAAACTTCAGTTGGCGTTACATTTTCGTATAAAGCCTTTTGAtcttaattcaaaattaatacaaaataatacataatttcacgttttaattaattaaaattccagAGATTTGGAAGTTCTCCTCTAAAGATGATTTCTCAAAACCGAAATTGGTCGACAAAAGACAAGTCTAACACCACGTTATAATCATTTTCGATCGCTAGAAtaagattttcatttctttgccaaACAATAAGCCTATACTTCCCGTGTTCATGCTGCAACTCTGTTGCCGATTGATGTTCTATccaaaaataagtcgataaaCAGTATCGCATACGATGTGAGACCTGGCTTAAGGACATCCTAGTTATGGTTGCCTGTATGATCGTAACTCTGCTGACATCTATCAGTGCGATCGTAACCTTGCTAATAGTTCCTACACGTGATAAACGTGATCGTGTCCTGATTACTTGCCCAGCTTGCCTCTCAGTTTGCACTTGATAAAACCTatcagtttaattttaactttacTTGCTTATTTACCAGGCGCTTCGCAGTCTTTGTCTGCTGCAGAAGTCctttaaaccgctcacggtcaaGCGCCCGTCGTCTGCTAATCCATTActcggcctttctggcggatcCTTTAACGCCATCAATCCTTCTTTATTTGGTGGACGACTTAAAAGAACTTTGCGGAAGAGGTCGTCCAGTATCATTTTAATGACGCCCTTGGTATATACCCTCGATATCTACATGAGAGCAATAAACATAGCGAGACACAATTTACTCTACTTACCAATGGGAATGCTCTCTTGTCCACTTTGTTCTTTAGTTAACTTCGGCGCTTGTTGCATTCTGTTGTTTGATTTCAGTTTTATGCCATACTATGCTCATGGCTTATCATTCTACTTAGCATGTGTGTTACGAACGTTATCGTAATAGAACGGCTCATAAAACGCGGTGTAGTTTTTAATAGCTTTATTTGCCTCAAGAGAGGGCTAAAAAATTCACTATCGTTTCGCAATTAACAAATGagcgcttttttcccttcgtcgGTCCCCTTTATGCCTTTTTCTCGTCCTGGCCAGCCAATGACCCCTAATCGAAACGTCATTTAGGCCCGATCGACTCCACTTCGTACTGGGCGACGACGCCAACGCCATCTACATGTCGTTTATCTATGACGCTGGTTCCTAGCTTTCCTATTTTTAATCGGACCGTTGATTTGTATCAACACTGCCCCCAGTGTTTGTAAACACGTTTGTAAACACTACTTGTCCGATATGTTGATCACTGCTATTTTGATAGCCGGGCGCTCCAATACTTTTCCGGAAGCAGTTTGCACGTGCACACGTCGCACTTGGCCATCCTTCGCTGTACGGGTTTGTATGACCCTTCCTTTTGGCCAGCATCCTCGCGGGAGGTTTTCGTCAACGATGAATACCAGGTCCCCAATCTCAATCGTTTTGCTGGGCTGAAACCATTTCGAACGTTTGGTAAGCGTTGGCAGATACGCCTTGACCCATCTTCGCCAAAAGATATCCGCATACACCTGGGACGTTTTCCAGGTGTTTCTCAAAGCTTCTGATGATGCATCGAATTCGACCACATATTTAGCACCGGAGGAGGATCCTAAGAGAAAGTGATTGGGAGTTAATGGTGCTTCTTCCTCACGATCAACCGGTACTTCTGTCAACGGTCGCGAGTTAATTATGTGTTCGACTTCTATCAACCAATTATTGAACACTGCATCCGACGGATTCCGGGTGAACTGCATGCCGTTTAACGTAGATTTAACCGAACGGACGAGCCGCTCCCATGCTCCACCGAAGTGTGGAGCCGCCGGAGGATTAAACGTCCACTTAGTATTGGTTAAGTTTAAGTCGTCGATCATCTTATTCACATTCACTTCTTTTAGGATTCGCTGCAGTTCTCGACTTGCCCCGACGAAATTTGTTCCACAATCAGTAATGATTTCATTTGGCGTTCCGCGTCGGGCTACAAAATTACGTATGGCCAAAATGCAGGAACTAGTTGACAATGAATGCGCCACCTCGATATGGATAGCTCGAACCGTGAGACAGGTAAACAATACACCCCATCTTTTTTCGGATTTTCGACCGTTTACGATGTTGAAGGGTCCGAAGTAATCGATACCAGTGAATGTGAAAGGACGTGTATACGGTGATAATCGGCATTCCGGAAGATCTCCCATAATTGGCGGTTGTGGTGTTGCGCTCCTAATCTTACAGATGAGACACCGGCTTCGTACTCTATGACAAGCTGCTCTTAGCGCCGGAATATCGAATCTTTGTCGAACTTCGTTTATCACGGTGAAATGGTTTTGGTGTCCGTATTTGCGATGAAAATAATCTACGATGAGATCAGCTACATAATCCTTCTTGGGAAGTATAATTGGACGTTTGGTCTCGTCTTTCGCGAACGCGCAGGCATCTATTCTTCCTTTTACCCGAAGTGTTCCTGTTTCATCCATATATGCGCTGCGTTTATATAGCTTGCTTGATGGTTTAAGACGGGGACTTTCTCCTTTATCACGAGCCTTTTGCAGAAAGTTGTAGTCTTCTGGAAAGGCTTGTTTTTGTACTAGTTGAACGATGCtgcgttctgctgcttctaaTTCTTCAGGAATCAGCGGACCTATTTCCCGTTTTCTTCTCTCCGGTTTTCGAAGTCTCGAATTGCGAATGAACCTCCAAACGTAAGCAATTGTACGTTGCAAACGTATCCATCGCGAAAACGCGTCCAGTTTCAGCGGTGGTTCGATGATGATATGGCTACAAAGGCTTTTCCGCAATTCCTCTTCGGTTGTCTGTTTACGTAAAGCCTCCCTAGGCCACTCGAGTTCATGTAAACTAAGAAACTGCGGTCCGGTAAACCACGGGCTAGTCGTCAGGTGTTGATTTAGCTTAGACCATTTTGTTCCTTCATCTGCAACGTTAAACTTTGTAGAAATCCAGTGCCATTCAGTAACTTTTGTATTTTCTAGTATCTCGCCAGTTCGATGTGCCACATAAGTGCTGTAACGCCTATGATCCGAATTGAGCCACAGAATCACGTCTTTAGAGtcggaccaaaaaaaacgtttgccgATTCTTTCACGATGAGCTTTTTCTATACTGCTGGCCAATCTTGATCCTAATACAGCAGCTTGGAGCTCAAGTCGTGGGACTGACACGTACTTCAAAGGGGCTACCCGTGTCTTGCTTCCTATCAGTGCTATTTCTACCTCATTATCTCGTTGATATCGAAAATATGCGACGGCAGTTATCCCGTCCTTTCCTGCGTCAACAAAAACATGCAGCTGCAAAAGGCTTCCATCTAACGGTATCGAACGTCGGTAGCACCTTGGAATGGATATTTTCTCCAAGTCTAGTAGACATGTTATCCATTCGACCCATCTCACTTGTAGATCTGTAGAAATAGGATCATCCCAATTGACCCCACTCCGCCATACGTCTTGAAGTAGTACCTTTAGATGCAGTAAGAAACCAGCTATTAATCCTAGAGGGTCGTATATCCTCATAAGCACTTGTAGCATCAATCGTTTGGTCGGGGTGATCTTCTTCTGTAGCAACTCAAAAATACAGGGTGGTATTTTATAGCGGAAGGTGTCGCTATCTGTGTCCCACCACATCCCGAGCACCTTTTGTACAGTCGTTGTGCTGCTGATATGTAAGTCCTTTTGTCCTGAGACGTTTCCGCCTACACTTGTTACGACGTCTTCTGAGTTTGATAGCCAATTATGCAGTGTAAATCCGCCTTCAGCATGTATGATTGTAACATGTTCAGCCAGCTCCTTTTCTCCCTTGACCGTCTCAGTGCTAGTGAGCATATCATCAACGTAGTGTTCCATCTTAATGCATTCAGCAGCTCGTGGGTAGGAGGCTGCAAACCTATCGGCATTGATATTCTTTACAAACTGGGCACAGCTAGGAGAGCAAGATGCTCCGAAAGTCATTCGTTGCATTACGTATTCATCTGGTACTGTTTGTCCCTCGTTCCAGCGCCAAAGAAATCGTTGGCTGTCTTGATCATCCTTTTTCACGCATACTTGATGGTACATCTCGCGGATATCAGCTGCTACTGCCACTCGATATTCACGAAACCTCGATAGAACCGACGTAAGAGGCGCCAGGAGATCCGGACCGGTTAGCAACATTGAGTTTAAGGATACTCCGCGAAAGGTAGCTGCGGCATCCCATACAATCCGAACTTTCCCCGGCTTGTTCGGGTTAACCACAGGGAAAATAGGAAGGTACCAGGTTTTAGGGTGTGTAACTTCCTTCTCCTCTTGTGATAACTTTCGTGCGTACCCTTTGTTTAAGTAGTCCTCTATCTTTTCGTTTAAAGTTTGCCTAAGATGTGATTCACGTGTCATACGGCGTTCTAGGCATTCTAACCTTCTCAAGGCCATGGATTTGTTGTTGGGTAATTTTATATTGCTACCGCGCCATAATAGACCTGTTTCGTACCGACCGTTCACTAGCTTAGTGTTTGAGTTGAGCAACTCTAAGGCCTGATCATCTTGCTTAGAAATACTGATTTTCATATTGGAGGATCGTACATCCTCCAAAGCAAAGCCTTGTTTCAAAGCGGCGTCGATTTTAGCATCTATATTTGCGCAGTCGCAGACGATTACACTATGTGTGGCTACGGCCATGTTTCGATTCTGTATTTCGGTGGTACAGCATCCTGATACAACCCATCCTAAGCGGGTCTTCGTAGCCGTTGGTTCATTTATTAGTCCCTCTACTGTCTTAAGTGGGCGGGTTAGGCGATAGTTATCGATTCCGATAAGTAATTGAGGAACAGCCGCTTCATAAGGCTGCAACGGAAGAGTTTTTAGATGGTTATATCGCGACGTAAGATTACTCACGTTGACAGATTGCGTTGGTAAGCCTAGTGACTTAACCGTCCGAACAGCAGGCATCAGGAACTTTCGATCTCCTTTTCGAATCCCGGAGATGGTGATCGGAATCTCGACGGAACCGTCCTCGTTTCGTAGTTGCCCCCCGGTCCAGCTCAAACaaagaggtttttttgttccctctAAGCCCAGCTGTTTCATCAAGCTATGCTCCATCAGCGTCACGGATGAACCTTCGTCGAGGAGTGCCACCGTATGAACCGTCCGTTCATGTCCATGTACTGCCACAGGGACATAGCGCAACAATACCTCGCCTTTGCTATGTACTCCTGTGGAATGCGAGAGATTAACTTCAtacttgctttgtttttccgcCGTAGGTTCGTTGTGTAACAACGGATGATGCTTCCTGGAACAGCCGTTTTTGCCGCAAATCCGTGTCACGCGGCAAGGGTTGCGGTGACGACGCAAACATGTGCTGCATAGCTGGTCATTCTTCACACGTTTCCACCGCTCACCCGGAGTTAAACGCAGGAAAACCTCACAATACTCCAGCTGATTGCACTTGTTGTTGCAGGCGCACACTATTTTTTCGGAATGTGCGGGTGGCTCAGACGTGGTATGCACGTTGATATGTTTGGCGCTTCGCTTCTCTTCTGGtttcgctgccgctgctgctgctgttggagaAGCTATCAGTGCGGCTTCCTTAGCGTCACGGATCCAGGTACCAAAATCAGTCAGGCTAGCTGGCGGCTTCCTCACACGTTGCATTCCCCATAGAAAAGCCATGGTAGACGGCAGTCGTCGCACTAGCTCCTCCAATAAAGGACCGTCGTACCGATTTTCGAGACCACTTGTCTTTACTGCGGCGCATACCTCTTCCACCATTATCGCGTAATCCACCAGCGTGTCCAGTTTCTCCATCTTCGGCGTCGGTGCCTTTCGAATCTGATCCATAAGCGAGCTTATGATCATCTCCGGTCGACCGAA
This region of Anopheles marshallii chromosome 2, idAnoMarsDA_429_01, whole genome shotgun sequence genomic DNA includes:
- the LOC128718369 gene encoding pulmonary surfactant-associated protein D-like; translation: MKTDLIAPIVVALVAVGLPATHALRYTVHNTAVPFFEAWQQCLAKGGSLASIELAVQNLAVTDQIQKSGASGAWWISGSDMGLEGSWIWMSRNTPVGYRSGYINFADGEPNNKAAGGENCLTMHKDGGWNDESCDNRNFYVCEYYSI
- the LOC128718368 gene encoding perlucin-like protein gives rise to the protein MAFKSLCLLLCLALFATEAHGYKDYVAYKRAVNFFQAWQQCRLFGGHLASIESAEENTRAEAAIMAAGDFSKYWAIGGTDLGSEGNFVWIGLNKKTTYTNFYKGEPNNNNGVENCLVMGVASSRQWNDVACDSVAGGFVCAFVRQ